One Ostrinia nubilalis chromosome 6, ilOstNubi1.1, whole genome shotgun sequence genomic region harbors:
- the LOC135072776 gene encoding orexin/Hypocretin receptor type 1-like has product MASNNSFNSQDWRAEFIEVMYSDKSVWALVFYQSVMVVIFVAGVCFNLLSCAALWQAWRARAVDYYLLNLTAVDLVAAFGILLELNGYSHSPNDFEGLWDAVCKVHYLLLFTLFNTDILTVTALAIERYVAVFHPLLLNKNPGRRMRKIICSIWLIAILESVPEMMTVCLVQTQTVSMCVYVPTSHAKVANVVLSLATFAIPLGAMCLAYARLAGAVRRAQASHSSAAVFNHRNNSSKINKLIILRVALVFPNEVQTCERSLEEIICVKSRTAKDDLKSYAQPEMAR; this is encoded by the exons ATGGCCAGCAACAACAGTTTTAACTCACAAGACTGGAGAGCAGAATTTATAGAAGTGATGTACTCGGATAAGTCGGTCTGGGCTCTAGTGTTTTACCAGAGTGTCATGGTCGTGATCTTTGTAGCTGGCGTGTGCTTCAACCTGCTGTCGTGCGCGGCGCTGTGGCAGGCGTGGCGCGCGCGCGCCGTCGACTACTACCTCCTCAACCTGACCGCCGTGGACCTCGTCGCGGCCTTCGGCATCCTCTTGGAACTCAACGGATACTCCCACTCCCCGAACGACTTCGAAGGCCTGTGGGACGCGGTGTGCAAAGTGCACTACTTACTGTTGTTCACCTTATTCAACACGGACATTTTGACCGTAACCGCGCTCGCGATCGAGCGATACGTGGCCGTGTTTCATCCGTTGCTGCTGAACAAAAATCCCGGGAGGAGAATGAGGAAAATTATCTGCTCGATTTGGTTGATTGCGATTCTCGAATCTGTGCCGGAGATGATGACGGTGTGTCTGGTGCAAACGCAGACGGTTTCCATGTGTGTCTACGTTCCGACTTCGCATGCCAAAGTGGCGAATGTAGTGTTAAGTCTGGCGACGTTCGCGATTCCGCTGGGCGCCATGTGCCTGGCGTACGCGCGGCTGGCGGGCGCGGTGCGGCGCGCGCAGGCCAGCCACAGCAGCGCAGCGGTCTTCAACCACCGCAATAACAGCAGTAAAATTAATAAGCTTATAA TTTTAAGAGTAGCATTAGTATTCCCTAATGAGGTTCAGACTTGCGAAAGATCCCTGGAAGAAATTATATGCGTCAAATCGAGGACAGCGAAAGATGACCTGAAGTCCTATGCCCAGCCAGAAATGGCCCGATGA